CGGGTATGTATGAGGAGACACTTCCATTTTATCTTATTATGATTCCACTAGTAATAGCCTTAGGCTATGATAATATTGTAGCTGTTTCAATTATTGGATTAGGGGCCGGTGTGGGAACTATGGCATCTACTATTAATCCATTTGCTACGGGAATAGCAGCAGCAATAGCTGGTATTGGAATAAAGGAAGGTTTTTATTTTCGTATTATTTTGTATTTAATTTCTGTGTTTGTAGCTATAGTATATGTGTTGATATATGCGATTAGGGTAAAAGATAATCCTAAGAAATCTATTGTATATGAGCAAAGAGAAGAGCATTATGATCTATTTGTTAAAGGTAATAGGGGAGGTAAAGGAGATAGTATGCCGGAATTTACAAATAGACGAAAGATGGTGTTAATGTTATATGCTGTGATGATTGTATTTTTAATATATAGTATTTTGGAGCTTGGTTGGTGGATGAAAGAAATGACTATGTTATATCTTGGCACAGCAATTTTATCAGCATTTATATGTAAGATGAGTGAATTACAGATGTGGGAAATGTTTGTGGAGGGCTCTAAAGATATGATTACAGCAGCTCTGATTATAGGCATGGCTCGAGGAGTGATGATAGTGGCTGATGAAGGAATGATTACGGGAACAATATTAAATGCAGCGTCGGAATTTTTGTATGGAGTACCTAAAGCTATGTTTATAGTATTAAATGAGCTGGTACAGATTTGTATAGGATTTATTGTGCCTTCTTCATCAGGGCATGCAAGTTTAACAATGTCAATGATGGCACCGTTGGCTGACTTTTTAGATATGCCAAGATCTTCAGTTGTTTTGAGTATGCAAACAGCGTCAGGCTTGGTTAATTTATTAACTCCAACAAGTGGAGTTATAATGGCTGTATTAAGTATAGCAAAAATCAGTTATGGTAGTTGGTTTAAGTTTGTAATGCCTCTATTTGTAATTGAAT
The DNA window shown above is from Borrelia anserina Es and carries:
- a CDS encoding YfcC family protein, coding for MVNKNKMPSSFTIIFALIVIMTVLTYIVPAGEFYKEMRDINGNLREVVVAGTYHTVERTSQGFLGGIVTILTAMAKGMEHAVEVIVFILIVGGAYGVILGTGAVDAGIAAAIKKMGNKDRLFIPFMMFIFSIGGTITGMYEETLPFYLIMIPLVIALGYDNIVAVSIIGLGAGVGTMASTINPFATGIAAAIAGIGIKEGFYFRIILYLISVFVAIVYVLIYAIRVKDNPKKSIVYEQREEHYDLFVKGNRGGKGDSMPEFTNRRKMVLMLYAVMIVFLIYSILELGWWMKEMTMLYLGTAILSAFICKMSELQMWEMFVEGSKDMITAALIIGMARGVMIVADEGMITGTILNAASEFLYGVPKAMFIVLNELVQICIGFIVPSSSGHASLTMSMMAPLADFLDMPRSSVVLSMQTASGLVNLLTPTSGVIMAVLSIAKISYGSWFKFVMPLFVIEFLICILMVMANVYL